A stretch of Aureispira sp. CCB-E DNA encodes these proteins:
- a CDS encoding CBS domain-containing protein yields MYASALISYSVPPLKLNDTGVKALLWMNDFHVRHLPVVEDGKLLGILSEDEVLNFVDAETTIRESRPVLLPKFVPAQKHLYDIMKLVVNFNLTVIPVLNNEGDYMGLITIEDLLKKLADTGSITHPGGVLVLEMAPRDYSLSEISRLIELENATILSSFISSPYGTNALELTLKINKEDLKHIVATLERFGYDVKSSFYESEFIDTLNDRYEGLMRYLDV; encoded by the coding sequence ATGTACGCATCAGCACTAATATCTTACTCCGTCCCACCGCTCAAACTCAATGATACTGGCGTTAAAGCGTTGTTATGGATGAATGATTTTCATGTAAGGCATTTACCTGTTGTAGAAGATGGAAAACTATTAGGAATTTTATCTGAAGATGAAGTCCTTAATTTTGTCGATGCAGAAACAACAATCAGAGAAAGCCGACCTGTTTTATTACCTAAATTTGTTCCCGCACAAAAACACCTATATGACATCATGAAACTGGTCGTTAATTTTAATCTAACGGTCATACCTGTTTTAAATAACGAGGGAGATTATATGGGGCTTATTACCATCGAAGATCTGTTAAAAAAACTGGCAGATACAGGTTCAATAACACATCCTGGAGGCGTTTTGGTTTTAGAAATGGCACCTAGAGATTATTCTTTGTCTGAAATATCTAGATTAATAGAGTTAGAAAACGCAACTATCTTAAGCAGTTTTATTTCTTCTCCCTATGGAACTAATGCATTGGAATTAACATTAAAAATAAATAAAGAAGATCTAAAACATATTGTGGCAACTTTGGAACGATTTGGTTATGATGTAAAATCTTCTTTTTATGAATCAGAATTTATTGATACACTCAATGATCGTTATGAAGGTTTAATGCGTTACTTAGACGTTTAA
- a CDS encoding aminodeoxychorismate/anthranilate synthase component II produces the protein MKDKPHLLLLDNYDSFTYNLYDYLSQLGARCTVVRNDKISILELEKCHFDAVVLSPGPKRPQDAGILMDLIHHFYVKIPILGICLGMQAIGEYFGAKLVHASIPVHGKTSLVEHTQKDIFHGITQPTQVMRYHSLLLKNLPSCLEPIAWTASNELMAIKHNTYPIWGVQFHPESILTLDGLAILENWLKVIVIRLNS, from the coding sequence ATGAAGGATAAACCACATTTATTATTATTAGACAACTACGATTCCTTTACTTATAATTTATACGATTATTTGAGTCAATTAGGAGCACGTTGTACCGTTGTTAGAAATGATAAAATTTCCATATTGGAATTAGAAAAGTGTCATTTTGACGCAGTTGTACTCTCACCAGGTCCCAAACGCCCCCAAGATGCAGGTATATTAATGGATTTAATACATCATTTTTATGTCAAAATACCAATTTTAGGCATTTGTTTGGGAATGCAAGCGATTGGAGAGTATTTTGGTGCAAAACTTGTACATGCATCTATACCAGTACATGGTAAGACTTCTTTGGTAGAACATACGCAGAAGGACATTTTTCACGGGATTACGCAACCCACACAAGTAATGCGATACCATTCCTTGCTGTTAAAAAATCTACCTAGTTGCTTAGAGCCAATTGCTTGGACAGCATCTAATGAGTTGATGGCAATTAAACACAACACATATCCTATATGGGGAGTCCAATTTCATCCAGAATCAATTCTAACATTAGACGGGTTAGCAATCTTGGAAAATTGGTTAAAGGTTATCGTGATAAGGCTTAATTCTTAA
- a CDS encoding CvpA family protein: MAVDVLFIIMATFGFYFGFSFGLMKVVLAVLSLMCAILAAMAFTPMTTNIIIDTFEIDSVFLPFVAFLVTLLIVLMLARIVTKLIEETVDNKRFDIVSQIVGGVIMGFIFILLYSVLVLFFGQARVIELVFNQGYKITKKDINPQLVVPGKLALSKPDTIYLKIDDDHTTYRFAPDKSNSEKPASLTIRFEPVPGNRYLGSIGSSVQQWDILPEDTVRIKSSGQLFLTVEKEIRCFCDSTFLVTSVNDTMSFECLDDYLAAKSATSFFYKYIEVIPQRGTQLMKGIAPFIEHFIDYMSVALERLDKGAKGNKAPINVYSGEDNKEVVQPVIEEEIPDFEPEERDTIGFTIDTTNMPTISPSVDTTPDLEEPEEVEYEG; encoded by the coding sequence ATGGCAGTAGATGTATTATTTATCATAATGGCAACCTTTGGGTTTTACTTTGGGTTTAGTTTTGGTTTGATGAAGGTCGTTTTGGCAGTACTTTCTTTAATGTGTGCAATTCTTGCTGCAATGGCATTTACTCCAATGACCACCAATATTATAATAGATACATTTGAAATAGATTCTGTTTTTTTACCTTTTGTAGCTTTTTTAGTCACTTTGTTGATTGTCTTAATGCTTGCTAGAATAGTTACCAAACTTATAGAGGAAACCGTAGATAACAAGCGTTTTGATATTGTAAGTCAGATTGTAGGTGGGGTGATTATGGGATTTATATTTATCCTTTTATACAGTGTTTTGGTGCTGTTTTTTGGTCAAGCTAGAGTGATTGAGTTGGTATTTAACCAAGGATATAAAATAACAAAGAAAGATATCAACCCTCAACTTGTTGTGCCTGGAAAGCTGGCATTGAGCAAACCTGATACAATCTATTTAAAGATAGATGATGATCATACAACTTATCGTTTTGCTCCAGACAAAAGCAATAGTGAGAAACCTGCAAGTTTGACCATTCGTTTTGAACCAGTGCCTGGAAATCGCTATCTTGGATCTATTGGAAGCTCGGTGCAACAATGGGATATATTGCCAGAAGATACAGTTCGTATTAAATCTAGTGGGCAACTCTTTTTGACTGTAGAGAAAGAAATTCGCTGTTTTTGTGATAGCACCTTTTTAGTAACATCTGTTAATGATACAATGAGTTTTGAATGCCTAGATGATTACTTAGCTGCCAAGAGTGCCACTTCTTTTTTTTACAAATATATTGAAGTAATTCCTCAAAGAGGTACCCAACTAATGAAAGGAATCGCCCCATTTATTGAGCACTTTATAGACTACATGAGTGTAGCACTAGAGCGATTAGATAAAGGGGCTAAAGGAAATAAAGCCCCAATAAATGTCTACTCGGGGGAGGATAATAAAGAGGTTGTGCAGCCTGTTATAGAGGAAGAAATACCAGATTTTGAACCAGAAGAAAGAGACACCATAGGGTTTACTATCGACACCACTAATATGCCTACGATTAGCCCGTCTGTTGATACTACACCCGATTTAGAAGAACCGGAAGAAGTCGAATATGAAGGATAA
- a CDS encoding GatB/YqeY domain-containing protein, producing MSLTDRINAGIKDAMKQKDEARKRTLRAVKAQLLLLKTSGSGTEITEDQEIKLLQKMVKERQDSYEIYVKQNRDDLAAPEKEEMDIIKEFLPQQMGEDELREAIKGIIDQVGATSMKDMGKVMGMANKQFAGKADGKTISTIVKSLLS from the coding sequence ATGAGTTTGACTGATCGCATTAATGCGGGCATCAAGGATGCTATGAAACAGAAAGATGAGGCAAGAAAACGTACTTTACGTGCAGTAAAAGCACAATTGCTATTACTAAAAACAAGCGGATCGGGAACCGAAATTACAGAAGATCAGGAAATTAAGCTTTTACAAAAAATGGTAAAAGAACGCCAAGATTCTTACGAGATTTATGTAAAACAAAATCGTGATGATTTGGCAGCTCCAGAAAAAGAAGAAATGGATATTATCAAGGAGTTTTTGCCCCAGCAAATGGGAGAAGACGAACTAAGAGAAGCTATCAAAGGCATTATAGACCAAGTAGGAGCTACTTCTATGAAAGATATGGGCAAAGTGATGGGCATGGCAAATAAACAATTTGCAGGTAAAGCTGATGGCAAAACAATCTCTACGATTGTAAAAAGCTTGTTATCCTAA
- a CDS encoding thioredoxin fold domain-containing protein: MKQLLTGLLILVSLQWAFADSGIQFFKGTMAEAQALAAKEHKIIFMDAYTSWCGPCKRMAKDVFSDAEVGKFFNKHFINIKVDMEKGEGPRLAGKYRVNSYPTLLFLDEKGEVVHAAKGGRPADQFLGLGKVALSKNDKSGEYAQQYEEGKRDPDFLRAYAYALLNSAKPNLKIANEYIRTQDDFSSKENLEFLFDFANEADSKIFELAVENKEAIIQLKSAETFKEKLKSACNETVNKAIEYKVADLLDEAKLKMKTADPKYAKEYALYADIKYAAGTEDITAFTKLSDKYLKKYAKKDAQTLHQYARSVLMQTNDAKLLETAEKWASQATSIDYKAEYLRTHSAILEKLGRAEEAQKVNAKANELGGKQSKTPALGH; this comes from the coding sequence ATGAAACAACTCCTTACTGGACTTCTAATATTGGTTAGCCTACAATGGGCATTTGCCGACAGTGGCATTCAGTTTTTTAAAGGTACAATGGCTGAAGCACAAGCCTTGGCCGCAAAAGAACATAAAATTATCTTTATGGATGCCTACACTTCTTGGTGCGGTCCCTGCAAACGGATGGCTAAAGATGTTTTTTCGGATGCTGAAGTTGGAAAGTTCTTTAACAAACATTTTATTAATATCAAAGTAGATATGGAAAAAGGAGAAGGTCCTAGGTTGGCTGGAAAGTATCGTGTCAATTCTTACCCTACGCTGCTTTTTTTGGATGAAAAAGGAGAAGTTGTTCATGCAGCCAAAGGTGGTCGTCCTGCCGATCAGTTCTTAGGACTTGGAAAGGTTGCCTTGAGCAAAAACGATAAATCAGGAGAATATGCCCAACAATACGAAGAAGGGAAACGTGATCCCGACTTTTTGCGTGCTTATGCTTATGCTTTATTGAATAGTGCCAAACCTAATTTAAAAATTGCCAACGAATACATCAGAACACAAGATGATTTCTCATCTAAAGAAAATCTAGAGTTTTTATTTGATTTTGCCAACGAAGCAGATTCCAAAATTTTTGAACTTGCCGTAGAAAACAAAGAGGCTATCATTCAATTAAAATCAGCTGAAACGTTTAAAGAGAAACTAAAATCAGCTTGTAATGAGACTGTAAATAAAGCGATTGAGTATAAAGTAGCTGACTTATTGGATGAGGCTAAACTCAAAATGAAAACAGCAGACCCTAAATATGCGAAAGAATATGCTTTGTATGCTGACATAAAATATGCTGCTGGCACAGAGGACATCACCGCTTTTACTAAGCTTTCGGATAAATATTTGAAAAAGTATGCCAAAAAGGATGCCCAAACATTACATCAATATGCCCGTAGTGTTTTAATGCAAACCAATGATGCTAAACTTTTGGAAACAGCTGAAAAGTGGGCTAGTCAAGCAACTAGTATTGATTATAAAGCCGAATATCTACGAACACATAGTGCTATTTTAGAAAAGTTGGGACGTGCAGAAGAAGCTCAAAAGGTAAATGCAAAAGCTAATGAATTAGGAGGCAAACAGTCAAAAACACCAGCTCTTGGTCACTAG
- a CDS encoding amidohydrolase family protein → MRKITADWVYPIHTNPIREGVVLVDENGRIEKIDVRENYNADELEIYSGIIIPGFVNTHCHLELSHMKGKVHTGTSLIPFITSVVQQRGASEGAIQEAIAAADQYMYEQGIVAVGDISNVTDTFLQKSKSKLRYYTFTEFFDFLQEQNTEMEFAKYKAVYDALEVVEGHQKSCVPHAPYSVSPKLFEAINQVNDGLQKTVSIHNQETPPENQLFLEKKGGFIDFYGGFGIALDDFDATKKPSIYYALQHMDPSHRTLFVHNTLTTAADIQAAQAWSDQVYWATCPNANLYIENNLPNYQAFMDNNARMTIGTDSLTSNWQLSVLEEMKTIAKYQSYVPFETLLEWATLNGAKALGFEEDLGSIEVGKHCGLNLLSNLNEKGELANNTMVQRLV, encoded by the coding sequence ATGCGAAAAATAACAGCCGATTGGGTATATCCCATTCATACAAATCCGATCAGAGAAGGTGTTGTTCTTGTTGATGAAAATGGTAGAATAGAAAAGATAGACGTACGTGAAAATTATAATGCGGATGAGTTGGAAATTTACAGTGGAATAATTATTCCTGGTTTTGTAAATACACATTGCCACTTGGAATTATCTCACATGAAAGGCAAAGTACATACGGGAACAAGCTTAATCCCCTTTATCACAAGTGTGGTACAACAGCGAGGAGCTAGTGAAGGAGCTATTCAAGAAGCAATAGCCGCAGCAGACCAATATATGTATGAACAAGGTATTGTTGCTGTTGGTGATATTTCTAATGTAACCGATACGTTTTTGCAAAAATCTAAAAGCAAGCTAAGATATTATACATTTACAGAGTTCTTTGATTTTCTTCAAGAGCAAAATACAGAAATGGAATTTGCTAAATATAAGGCAGTTTATGATGCTTTAGAGGTTGTAGAAGGACACCAAAAAAGTTGTGTTCCGCACGCTCCTTATTCTGTTTCTCCCAAACTTTTTGAGGCAATCAATCAAGTGAATGATGGTTTGCAAAAAACAGTTAGCATTCACAATCAAGAGACTCCGCCAGAGAATCAGCTATTTTTAGAAAAGAAAGGAGGATTTATTGATTTTTATGGAGGTTTTGGTATTGCCTTAGATGATTTTGACGCTACTAAAAAGCCTTCTATTTATTATGCGCTACAACATATGGACCCTTCTCATAGAACCTTGTTTGTGCACAATACATTGACAACGGCTGCCGATATACAAGCGGCGCAAGCATGGAGCGATCAGGTATACTGGGCCACTTGTCCAAATGCGAATTTATACATTGAGAACAATTTGCCCAATTATCAAGCATTTATGGATAATAATGCTAGAATGACAATAGGAACAGATAGTTTAACTTCAAACTGGCAATTGTCTGTTTTGGAGGAGATGAAAACGATTGCAAAATATCAGTCTTATGTGCCTTTTGAAACATTATTAGAATGGGCTACTTTGAATGGGGCGAAGGCATTAGGTTTTGAAGAAGACTTAGGGAGCATCGAAGTAGGAAAACATTGTGGGTTAAATCTCTTGTCCAATTTGAATGAGAAAGGGGAATTAGCCAATAATACGATGGTACAACGCTTGGTGTAA
- a CDS encoding DUF3078 domain-containing protein: MKKYLLLLTVVLFAFNADVIAQEEEDEKLWKVGGAVGVDFAQMFFINPKFGAGEDKIGLGGNISFFAKYKKERFSWDNFAGFTFGVQRLGSFRRVVPFQKSVDELRISSNVAYGITPTSPFGYSLDALLLTQITPTYDGNFLSAPQGSNALPIAQFFSPATLTVSPGIAYKKKTKFGTFNALLSPASLKMIMVGDDNIASQGLHGNPYTSDTSGVTEQEFIDEWRVSPDGALPNGNGFYAHNYIQFGATLKAGYAHKFFKYKEDDKDKHRLVLSTTLNLYSNYLRLPQHIDVEWITNVDVFLFKGLSISFMTNLFWDYDVFVQVDADNDVNTSAPGTFNGYESKERRVSFFQSLLIKYNFLF, from the coding sequence ATGAAAAAGTATTTATTACTATTAACCGTTGTATTATTTGCTTTTAATGCTGATGTAATCGCTCAAGAAGAAGAGGATGAAAAGCTATGGAAAGTAGGGGGCGCTGTAGGAGTTGATTTTGCACAAATGTTCTTTATAAATCCTAAGTTTGGAGCAGGAGAAGACAAAATAGGCTTAGGTGGAAATATAAGTTTCTTTGCTAAATATAAGAAAGAACGTTTTAGCTGGGATAATTTTGCTGGTTTTACGTTTGGTGTGCAGCGTTTAGGCTCTTTTAGAAGAGTTGTTCCATTCCAAAAGTCAGTAGATGAATTACGAATTTCTTCAAATGTTGCTTATGGAATTACGCCAACAAGTCCATTTGGATACTCTTTAGATGCCTTGTTATTAACTCAGATAACGCCTACTTATGACGGAAACTTTCTTTCTGCTCCTCAAGGATCTAATGCATTACCAATTGCACAGTTTTTCTCTCCAGCTACACTGACCGTTTCCCCAGGCATTGCTTATAAGAAAAAGACAAAGTTTGGTACTTTTAATGCTTTGTTGTCACCTGCTTCATTAAAAATGATTATGGTAGGAGATGATAATATTGCTAGTCAAGGACTTCATGGAAACCCTTATACATCTGATACGTCAGGTGTTACAGAACAAGAGTTTATAGATGAGTGGAGAGTTTCTCCTGATGGTGCTTTGCCGAATGGAAATGGATTTTATGCTCATAACTATATTCAATTTGGAGCAACTTTAAAAGCTGGATATGCGCACAAATTCTTTAAGTATAAAGAAGATGACAAAGATAAGCACCGCTTAGTGTTGAGTACTACGCTAAATCTATATAGTAACTACTTGAGATTGCCTCAGCATATTGATGTAGAATGGATTACTAACGTTGATGTATTCTTGTTTAAAGGTTTGTCAATCTCATTTATGACCAATCTATTTTGGGACTATGATGTATTTGTACAAGTTGATGCTGATAATGATGTGAATACAAGTGCTCCAGGTACGTTCAATGGTTATGAATCGAAAGAACGTAGAGTTTCTTTCTTCCAATCTTTATTAATTAAGTATAACTTCCTTTTCTAA
- a CDS encoding acyloxyacyl hydrolase: MRLLLIVLLCVTSYCAQTQNLPKGLYLEGSLHFGKAFKHRSTITIDFPDFSYGGEVNMEVKTYGQKHWHQRCGFPRWGVAVAYQSSGNAKEMGHCFAILPNITVDFFKRKKVRIFGRLGVGLGIVTRPFDRRTNPLNNMVGSYLNNNTSLRLGLAWRVHKNFEIRPSATFNHYSNAASTLPNLGINIPSFQLGICYMPNPVEEEDYIRLEQSERPKRNKRIQFSALFSMGFTEIGTNSGPKYPAWHGSIDAGLYITRNNRLKAGIEYDYIGSSYAFTRQNGGYQGKDLHWQASRITLFVADEIMIGRFAILAQVGFYVTQNVGQPWFMSIRLSGRYYFLDPYQNPTVPFVTITMKSHRIIAEYFSMGFGVAF; the protein is encoded by the coding sequence ATGCGCTTATTACTGATTGTTCTCTTATGTGTTACATCCTACTGTGCACAAACTCAAAATCTTCCCAAAGGTCTATATCTAGAAGGAAGTTTGCACTTTGGTAAAGCATTCAAGCACCGCTCTACAATTACCATAGATTTTCCAGACTTTAGTTATGGAGGTGAAGTGAACATGGAAGTAAAAACGTATGGTCAAAAACATTGGCATCAGCGCTGCGGCTTTCCTCGTTGGGGAGTCGCAGTTGCTTATCAATCCTCAGGCAATGCCAAAGAAATGGGGCATTGTTTTGCCATTTTGCCCAATATAACGGTTGATTTTTTTAAACGTAAGAAAGTTAGAATATTTGGACGTTTAGGAGTTGGTCTTGGGATTGTAACTCGCCCTTTTGACCGTAGAACAAACCCCCTCAACAATATGGTGGGGTCTTATTTGAATAACAACACATCTTTGCGTCTAGGACTTGCTTGGCGTGTTCACAAAAACTTTGAGATTCGCCCTTCTGCTACGTTCAATCATTACTCCAATGCCGCTTCTACTTTGCCCAACTTAGGAATTAATATTCCTAGTTTTCAATTAGGAATCTGCTACATGCCCAATCCTGTAGAGGAAGAAGATTATATTCGATTAGAGCAATCAGAACGCCCTAAACGGAACAAAAGAATCCAATTTTCAGCTCTTTTCTCAATGGGATTTACAGAAATTGGAACAAACAGTGGTCCTAAATATCCTGCATGGCATGGATCTATAGATGCGGGCTTGTACATTACTAGAAACAATCGTCTAAAGGCTGGCATCGAATACGACTATATTGGTTCCTCTTATGCTTTTACTAGACAAAATGGAGGCTATCAAGGAAAAGATCTACATTGGCAAGCCAGCAGAATTACGCTTTTTGTTGCTGACGAAATAATGATTGGGCGTTTTGCTATTTTAGCACAAGTTGGATTTTATGTTACCCAGAACGTAGGTCAACCTTGGTTTATGTCAATCCGTTTGTCTGGACGTTATTATTTCTTAGATCCATATCAGAATCCCACTGTCCCATTTGTTACCATAACAATGAAATCTCATCGAATTATAGCTGAATATTTCTCTATGGGGTTTGGAGTTGCTTTTTAG
- the hflX gene encoding GTPase HflX: MANEWNLGEKKRALVKEVETAVLVGLISQDQSTEQAIEYLDELEFLAQTAGAQVKKRFLQKLKHPDNRTFVGKGKAEEIREYVQEHDIDIVIFDDDLTAKQVGILEERMERKILDRSTLILDIFAARAQTAQAKVQVELAQMQYLLPRLRGMWDHLERQKGGIGMRGPGEKEIETDRRIVRDKVALLKKRLEKIDLQARTQRKNRGEMIRVSLVGYTNVGKSTLMNVLGKAEVLAENKLFATLDTTVRKVVVDRMPFLLSDTVGFIRKLPHHLVESFKSTLDEVRESDLLIQVVDISHPQHMEHIQVVNKTLKDLGASEIPMLYVFNKMDLYQDNNLDEFLLEEERATLLEELKAQWNMETKGNACFISALKKEGLEELREKLKSLINDLYVKRYPYKTRFW, encoded by the coding sequence ATGGCAAACGAATGGAATTTAGGCGAAAAAAAACGCGCCTTAGTAAAAGAAGTAGAGACTGCAGTGCTTGTAGGTTTGATTTCACAAGATCAATCAACCGAACAAGCTATAGAATATTTAGATGAATTGGAATTCTTAGCACAAACTGCAGGAGCTCAAGTAAAAAAAAGGTTTTTACAAAAATTAAAACATCCTGATAATCGTACTTTTGTAGGAAAAGGAAAAGCGGAAGAAATTCGTGAATACGTACAGGAGCATGACATTGATATTGTTATTTTTGATGATGATTTAACCGCAAAACAAGTAGGTATCTTAGAGGAGCGTATGGAGCGCAAAATCTTAGATCGAAGTACATTGATTTTAGATATTTTTGCAGCTCGTGCTCAAACAGCACAAGCAAAAGTACAAGTAGAACTTGCTCAAATGCAGTACTTGCTTCCTAGACTTAGAGGAATGTGGGATCACTTGGAGCGCCAGAAAGGGGGAATTGGAATGCGTGGACCAGGAGAGAAAGAAATTGAAACGGATAGACGTATTGTTCGAGACAAAGTTGCGTTGCTAAAAAAACGACTAGAAAAAATTGATTTGCAAGCACGGACTCAGCGCAAAAACCGTGGAGAGATGATTCGAGTTTCTTTAGTAGGGTATACCAATGTGGGGAAATCTACTTTGATGAATGTGCTGGGAAAAGCAGAAGTCTTGGCAGAGAACAAATTATTTGCTACCTTGGATACAACCGTACGAAAAGTTGTAGTAGATAGAATGCCTTTCTTGCTGTCAGATACAGTTGGGTTTATTCGAAAACTACCGCATCATTTGGTCGAAAGCTTTAAGTCTACTTTGGATGAAGTACGTGAAAGTGACTTGTTGATACAAGTGGTTGATATTTCTCATCCCCAACATATGGAACATATCCAAGTCGTTAATAAGACATTAAAAGACTTAGGAGCAAGCGAAATTCCTATGTTGTATGTTTTTAATAAAATGGACTTGTACCAAGATAATAATTTGGATGAGTTTTTATTGGAAGAAGAACGAGCAACATTGTTGGAAGAACTTAAAGCACAATGGAATATGGAAACAAAAGGAAATGCTTGTTTTATCTCTGCATTGAAAAAGGAAGGTTTAGAGGAGTTGAGAGAAAAGTTGAAATCCTTAATCAATGACTTATATGTAAAACGCTATCCTTACAAAACTAGATTTTGGTAA